GTAATCAGAGAAGTGTCATATTTTCCAAAGAATTCTCGATTAATTAACCTTGCCTGTTCGCCGATGCTAAAGCTAGTGATATAGTTGACTCCTATTACGCGTCCAACAGCAAGGGCGACCTTACCTCTTGACTCTTCTCCAACCACGTAGTGTTCGATCTTATCGAGTTTTCCTATCCCTAATTTCAAGGCAGTATCGAAGAGCGGGACAATTTCCCCCCTTAGATTAATTAGCCCTAGAAGACCTCTCCCCGCATAATATGGAAGACGCGATACGGTAGTAGGCTCTGTAACTTCTACTACTTGGTGCACAGGCAAGCAAAGAGTTGCCCCTAAGACCTCGAAGAGTAAGAATCTATTGACTTCCAGGTCTATATCCTCGCGATCACCCTGTTCTTGAATAGCCTCAGCTTCATCAGGACCAATAGGTGGGCCCTCCTCCGTACGAGTTTCAACATTATAGGAAGTTCCAAGGCCCTTCACCATATGGACAAGTTCTTTCAATCTATCGAGGCGGGAAAGAAGGTCATTCACGGTGGAGGTCCCGGCAGAGACATTCCCATTCCTGATCGGCTCGAGCATGTTTTCAATTTCGTGGCATAGAGCAGCCATCTCTTCTAGTCCCATGTATGCACTATTACCTTTTAATGTATGGGCACTCCTAAACATCTCCTTTACGAGATTTAGATCTTCAGGAGATTGTTCAAGCCTGAGAAGATTCTCTTCAAAACTTCTAAGATGTTCTTCCGCCTCGGCTATGAATTCTTTAATGATTTCTTGATCTTCAATCACTGCTATCCCTCTCCTCCAGGTTACATGGTTCCTGGGATTCATCAGCCAAGATTCTCCGCACACAGCAACTGAGTTTACCCAACAAAACGGGTTTTACGAGATACTCTCTCGCCCCCAAAGATAAACCGCGGGCTACTTCTTCACAGGTGGCTTCGGCCGTTAGGAGGATGATAGGTACCTTCTGGTATACACCATCCGCCTTCAATGAACGAAGTAGTTCGAATCCATCCATTTGAGGCATATCGATATCAATGATAACTAGATCATAAGCCGACCGGAAAAGAGCCTCCAATGCCTCGATTCCATTAGATGCCGAGTCTACCTGGTATCCATCCTGTTCAAGAAGCGCGGCGACCAGTTTCCTGGTTGTTCGAGAATCATCGACTATCATTATCCTTTTCATACCAGACTTACTCCTCTTAAGTTCTATTTCATGTACACTAAGTCATTCCCGACCCTGATCAACCTGAAAGCCCGCGAGGCCCCATTCATGGACTCGGCCCGGCCCAGAAAGATATATCCCCCTGGAAGAAGACTATCATACAGATATTCAAGGGCTATCCGCCGTGAATCCTCGTCAAAATACATGAGCACGTTCCGACAAAAGATAATATTGTATCCCCTCTGCATAGACATTAGCTGTCTATCCATGAGATTTAGGTACTGAAAGTTCACAAAGCTACTAAT
This region of Bacillota bacterium genomic DNA includes:
- a CDS encoding response regulator, whose protein sequence is MKRIMIVDDSRTTRKLVAALLEQDGYQVDSASNGIEALEALFRSAYDLVIIDIDMPQMDGFELLRSLKADGVYQKVPIILLTAEATCEEVARGLSLGAREYLVKPVLLGKLSCCVRRILADESQEPCNLEERDSSD